The following are encoded together in the Elusimicrobiota bacterium genome:
- a CDS encoding DUF433 domain-containing protein yields the protein MQQVLTKEKPTEHPYIVRNSKICGGEPIIKGTRTTVRSIIGYYKMGLSIEDILAGLPHLNPAQVHDAISYYHMHLQEIERYIKENSEEYCKKKYPPNLINKTRARI from the coding sequence ATGCAACAAGTACTTACTAAAGAGAAGCCTACTGAACATCCATACATTGTAAGGAACTCAAAAATCTGTGGTGGAGAACCCATAATAAAAGGAACACGAACAACCGTGCGGTCAATCATTGGATACTACAAAATGGGACTTTCAATTGAAGACATTTTAGCAGGGCTTCCGCACTTAAATCCTGCTCAGGTTCATGATGCAATATCGTACTACCACATGCATCTGCAAGAAATTGAGCGATATATAAAAGAAAACAGTGAAGAATATTGTAAGAAAAAATACCCACCAAACTTGATTAATAAAACAAGAGCAAGAATATGA
- a CDS encoding helix-turn-helix transcriptional regulator, which yields MVQIQNGQITLSQERQKPPSQKELIETKLKILFPEEPKTFAEKLKYFRIKNSLLQEDLAKKLGLNVATICRYERNRTHPAPEIIHKLSKTLKTNLSS from the coding sequence GTGGTGCAGATACAGAATGGGCAAATTACTCTAAGTCAGGAGCGCCAGAAACCACCATCTCAAAAAGAACTAATAGAAACAAAACTTAAAATCCTATTTCCAGAAGAGCCTAAAACATTTGCTGAAAAGCTCAAATACTTCAGAATTAAAAACAGTCTACTTCAAGAGGACCTTGCAAAAAAACTTGGTCTAAATGTTGCTACAATCTGCCGCTACGAAAGAAACCGCACTCACCCTGCCCCAGAAATTATCCATAAACTCTCAAAAACCCTAAAAACAAACTTATCCAGTTAA
- a CDS encoding ATP-binding protein, whose amino-acid sequence MLQFCKIAEAFYYAGYIEKWGRGTLKIIDECKKINFPEPEFIDDGSSFKVIFRKDILTEEYLRKLGLNERQIKAIVYVKEKGKITNKEYQLLINTNRITAMRDLQDLVKKSIVKMEGTGKRNIQYRLFIDAKMMQK is encoded by the coding sequence GTGCTGCAATTTTGTAAAATTGCTGAAGCATTTTATTATGCTGGGTATATAGAAAAATGGGGTAGAGGAACATTAAAAATAATTGATGAATGTAAGAAAATAAATTTCCCCGAACCAGAATTTATAGACGATGGTTCAAGTTTCAAAGTGATATTCAGAAAAGATATTTTGACTGAGGAATATCTCCGAAAACTCGGTTTAAACGAAAGACAAATAAAAGCTATAGTGTATGTGAAGGAGAAAGGGAAAATCACAAACAAAGAGTATCAGTTATTGATAAATACAAATCGTATAACAGCAATGAGAGATTTGCAAGACCTTGTTAAAAAAAGCATTGTTAAAATGGAAGGCACCGGTAAAAGAAACATTCAATATAGACTTTTCATTGATGCAAAAATGATGCAAAAATAG